Proteins from a genomic interval of Papaver somniferum cultivar HN1 chromosome 4, ASM357369v1, whole genome shotgun sequence:
- the LOC113274172 gene encoding uncharacterized protein LOC113274172 isoform X2: MTMLELKVNIEILKETEYEMNIEIRKETEDEVVFRKDNYSKITFPKSIDLPCLRVLKLESLDIDNGNNLFLRSNFPPLLEYLSIKSCQISMDNCSDMDWFEIKSLTLKYLELKNCIMPKKIKLNVPNLQTFVCEDFTWREYSMENISSLVCAHIEMQGFSSQGDRKHYLMLPELEKELYATRMIGFLKVFDVVELQLLPWILEESPNFNLVEYDF; encoded by the exons ATGACAATGTTAGAGTTGAAGGTTAATATAGAAATCCTTAAGGAAACTGAATATGAGATGAATATAGAAATCCGTAAGGAAACTGAAGATGAGGTGGTTTTTCGTAAGGACAATTACTCAAAGATTACATTTCCTAAATCAATTGATTTACCTTGTCTTAGAGTTTTGAAATTGGAATCACTTGATATAGACAATGGGAATAATCTCTTCTTACGTAGCAACTTTCCGCCACTTCTTGAGTATTTGAGCATAAAAAGTTGTCAAATATCAATGGATAACTGCAGCGATATGGATTGGTTTGAAATAAAGTCTCTGACGTTGAAGTACTTAGAACTGAAGAATTGTATTATGCCCAAGAAAATCAAGTTAAATGTTCCGAATCTCCAAACTTTCGTTTGCGAAGATTTTACGTGGCGTGAATATTCTATGGAGAACATTTCTTCTCTAGTCTGTGCTCATATAGAAATGCAAGGTTTCAGTAGTCAAGGAGACAGGAAACACTATCTGATGCTTCCCGAGCTTGAGAAAGAACTGTATGCCACAAGGATGATTGGTTTTCTAAAAGTATTTGATGTTGTTGAACTTCAGTTATTACCTTGGATCCTCGAG GAATCCCCGAATTTCAATTTGGTAGAGTATGACTTCTGA
- the LOC113274172 gene encoding uncharacterized protein LOC113274172 isoform X1: protein MTMLELKVNIEILKETEYEMNIEIRKETEDEVVFRKDNYSKITFPKSIDLPCLRVLKLESLDIDNGNNLFLRSNFPPLLEYLSIKSCQISMDNCSDMDWFEIKSLTLKYLELKNCIMPKKIKLNVPNLQTFVCEDFTWREYSMENISSLVCAHIEMQGFSSQGDRKHYLMLPELEKELYATRMIGFLKVFDVVELQLLPWILEIISGIPEFQFGRV from the exons ATGACAATGTTAGAGTTGAAGGTTAATATAGAAATCCTTAAGGAAACTGAATATGAGATGAATATAGAAATCCGTAAGGAAACTGAAGATGAGGTGGTTTTTCGTAAGGACAATTACTCAAAGATTACATTTCCTAAATCAATTGATTTACCTTGTCTTAGAGTTTTGAAATTGGAATCACTTGATATAGACAATGGGAATAATCTCTTCTTACGTAGCAACTTTCCGCCACTTCTTGAGTATTTGAGCATAAAAAGTTGTCAAATATCAATGGATAACTGCAGCGATATGGATTGGTTTGAAATAAAGTCTCTGACGTTGAAGTACTTAGAACTGAAGAATTGTATTATGCCCAAGAAAATCAAGTTAAATGTTCCGAATCTCCAAACTTTCGTTTGCGAAGATTTTACGTGGCGTGAATATTCTATGGAGAACATTTCTTCTCTAGTCTGTGCTCATATAGAAATGCAAGGTTTCAGTAGTCAAGGAGACAGGAAACACTATCTGATGCTTCCCGAGCTTGAGAAAGAACTGTATGCCACAAGGATGATTGGTTTTCTAAAAGTATTTGATGTTGTTGAACTTCAGTTATTACCTTGGATCCTCGAG atTATTTCAGGAATCCCCGAATTTCAATTTGGTAGAGTATGA